A stretch of DNA from Synergistaceae bacterium:
GCTGGGATTATATCTTGACGCGGGAATGATTCAATCAAGAGCTTGGATGCCTTTATGGCCTGATATGTTCACACGTTAAAAATCTGTGCGGCGTGGAATCTCGTTCTCGGGCGGGCGGGTGGGAGGAATCAGGGAAGTGCGGGGAATAAATTAATGCATGTTGTGAGCTATAAATAAAAATAAAAAATAAATTCCCCCCGGCTTTGTTATGAGTCAGGGGGAATATTTTATACTTTCTTGTTATCTTGTTATCTGGTAAATTTGCCCGTCTAAATCAATATCAAGCAAGTTAGACTCTTTAGTGTTGATATTTGCAAGATCGTCTAATTTAAATTTTCCGTGAATCTTCCCGGCCTGCTTAAAATCTTTCAGCGAGTAAATTGTGCCTTCTTCTTCAGTGAATAAAATCAAATTTTTATCGTCCTTCACCGCGTCAATAAAGACAAATGCAATATCATTTTTGCGAGTAACTCCTTCAAGCGGCCATTTCTCAACAAAAAATTTTATTTGCTCGTCCGTTAATTTTTTATTCTCCGGATAAACTTTTGCGCCGGTTATAATTGCCTGCCTTGCTGAGACGGGCGGGACTCCATTGCGTATATAATTTAAGTACTCGGCGGGATCTACTGACATTGCGGAATTCACGCGCGATTTTATTTCAGGATTTGAGTCTTCTGATAAAATCTCTAAAACTTTATTCCCATATCGGCCAAGATTGAATCTCGTATAAGTATAGTCAAATTCTTCGGGCTTAATTTGTCCTGAATGCAGCCTGTCAGCTTGATTATATGCTGCGAGCCGTGAAGGATCTAATAACGGCGAATTCATGAGAATAATTATCAGCGTCATAATAATTACAGATACAATATTTACTCGTCCTATAGATTGCGGCCATTTCCTGAATAATACTGCACCTGCATAGCCTAGTCCCACGATTCCGGTTATTACAGTCAAGAAAAATGCTTGTATTCTATCAGTTGAGAGTCCGTACTGCTCGACTCTGAGTCCCACTGAATATAAACAAAGTCCTGTATAAATCGGCAGGCACAATAAAGCAACTTGCGCAAGAATATCTATAGATTTTGTCCTGAAAGCAGATTTAACGCCGTCAAGCCAGCAAGCATTAGCAAGAATTATAGTTCCGAATTGCAATAACAGCATTAACGTACTTGCTTGGCCTGTGCTCCATAAAGTTTTTAGCCCTGAATAAGGCAGACACACGAGAAATATTACAGATAGAATCGAGAAAAAAGGAAGCAGCCACGCCAGAACTGACAAAATCCACCGGCCAAGTGAGTCAATTCCCGGGTGCTTTATTGCTACTGATATGGAAATCGCTATTATTATGCTCGTCAAAGTTACTGCTGTTAATGGATTGAATACTAAAACCGGTATTTTTTCGAGTCCTACAATGTAAAATAATAGCCCCGCTGTTACAAGCAAGCCCCAGAAGACTGCTATAACAATTGCCGCCTGAAATAACAAAAATAAATTCCTGCATAACTGAAAGAATATATCAGAATAGGGAATCTCCCAGCTCCACGCCGCTATTCTCGTCTGAAAATATGGGATTAACAAGAATACGGCCATGCTCACACGAATTAAATCGGAATTCTGCGACGGCACATAATAAAATCCCGTACCCGGCGAATAAATT
This window harbors:
- a CDS encoding DUF4153 domain-containing protein encodes the protein MTSTDKKRYLWIIVSALIQGLLLGIYIIVPAGLIRCMPLTVIFIVPFVFWLSQEHWGRRLFSLLGWLTLALIILWLYRLWSIYSPGTGFYYVPSQNSDLIRVSMAVFLLIPYFQTRIAAWSWEIPYSDIFFQLCRNLFLLFQAAIVIAVFWGLLVTAGLLFYIVGLEKIPVLVFNPLTAVTLTSIIIAISISVAIKHPGIDSLGRWILSVLAWLLPFFSILSVIFLVCLPYSGLKTLWSTGQASTLMLLLQFGTIILANACWLDGVKSAFRTKSIDILAQVALLCLPIYTGLCLYSVGLRVEQYGLSTDRIQAFFLTVITGIVGLGYAGAVLFRKWPQSIGRVNIVSVIIMTLIIILMNSPLLDPSRLAAYNQADRLHSGQIKPEEFDYTYTRFNLGRYGNKVLEILSEDSNPEIKSRVNSAMSVDPAEYLNYIRNGVPPVSARQAIITGAKVYPENKKLTDEQIKFFVEKWPLEGVTRKNDIAFVFIDAVKDDKNLILFTEEEGTIYSLKDFKQAGKIHGKFKLDDLANINTKESNLLDIDLDGQIYQITR